One Arthrobacter sp. FW306-07-I genomic window carries:
- a CDS encoding RNA polymerase sigma factor gives MLAADEQAFIDLHSRHSGRVYRYIACRISDTGRAEELAADVFRIAWQKQLPEPPGIGWLLATARHVVGNEYKGRRRRQELLDRLQDEARSNHPQENTGEQAAVAEVLGRLRERDREILMLCYWDDLTIPELGQALECSASTAAVRLHRARRAFAKAAPAQLMTERKD, from the coding sequence ATGTTGGCAGCGGACGAGCAGGCATTCATCGATCTGCATTCCCGGCATTCGGGTCGGGTCTACCGGTACATCGCCTGCCGCATCAGTGACACGGGCCGGGCCGAGGAGTTGGCGGCCGATGTGTTCCGGATCGCCTGGCAGAAGCAACTTCCGGAGCCACCCGGCATCGGCTGGCTCCTCGCCACGGCCCGCCACGTGGTCGGCAACGAATACAAGGGCCGTCGCCGCCGCCAGGAACTTCTTGATCGGTTGCAGGACGAGGCACGCAGCAATCACCCGCAGGAGAATACCGGGGAACAGGCGGCGGTGGCGGAGGTACTCGGCCGCCTCCGGGAACGGGACCGGGAGATCCTCATGCTCTGTTACTGGGATGACCTGACCATCCCCGAACTTGGCCAAGCCCTTGAATGTTCCGCCTCAACCGCCGCCGTACGGCTTCACCGTGCACGCCGGGCATTCGCCAAAGCAGCACCAGCTCAGCTCATGACCGAACGGAAGGACTAG